Proteins encoded by one window of Enterobacter hormaechei subsp. xiangfangensis:
- the lldP gene encoding L-lactate permease: MSLWQQNYDPAGNIWLSSLIASLPILFFFFALIKLKLKGYLAATYTVAIALLVALFFYKMPVDRALASVVYGFFYGLWPIAWIIIAAVFVYKISVKTGQFDIIRSSILSITPDQRLQMLIVGFSFGAFLEGAAGFGAPVAITAALLVGLGFNPLYAAGLCLIVNTAPVAFGAMGIPILVAGQVTGLDSFEIGQMVGRQLPFLTIIVLFWIMAIMDGWRGVKETWPAVMVAGGSFAIAQYLSSNFLGPELPDIISSLVSLVCLTLFLKRWQPVRIFRFADMGASHVDQTLARTGYTAGQIVRAWSPFLFLTATVTLWSIPPFKALFAPGGALYDMVINISVPFLDKMVARMPPVVHDATPYAAVFKFDWFSATGTAILFAAILSVVWLRMKPAAAVQTFAATIKELMLPIYSIGMVLAFAFISNYSGLSSTLALALAHTGHAFTFFSPFLGWLGVFLTGSDTSSNALFAALQATAAQQIGVSDVLLVAANTTGGVTGKMISPQSIAIACAAVGLVGKESDLFRFTVKHSLIFTCMVGVITTLQAYVLTWMIP, from the coding sequence ATGAGCCTCTGGCAACAAAACTACGATCCGGCCGGGAATATCTGGCTGTCGAGCCTGATCGCATCGCTACCGATCCTGTTCTTCTTCTTTGCGCTGATAAAGCTCAAGCTGAAGGGCTACCTTGCCGCAACGTACACCGTTGCCATCGCCCTGCTGGTGGCGCTGTTCTTCTATAAAATGCCGGTCGATCGCGCGCTGGCCTCCGTGGTGTATGGTTTCTTCTACGGCCTGTGGCCGATTGCGTGGATCATCATCGCCGCTGTCTTTGTCTACAAAATCTCGGTGAAAACCGGGCAGTTCGACATTATTCGCTCGTCGATTCTCTCTATTACACCGGACCAGCGTTTACAGATGCTGATTGTCGGTTTCTCCTTCGGGGCGTTCCTTGAAGGGGCGGCAGGATTCGGCGCGCCGGTGGCGATCACCGCCGCTCTGCTGGTCGGGCTGGGCTTTAATCCGCTGTATGCCGCTGGCCTGTGCCTGATTGTGAACACCGCCCCGGTGGCGTTTGGCGCGATGGGCATTCCGATTCTGGTGGCGGGCCAGGTGACCGGGCTGGACAGCTTCGAGATCGGCCAGATGGTGGGCCGCCAGCTGCCGTTCCTGACCATTATCGTACTGTTCTGGATCATGGCGATTATGGACGGCTGGCGCGGCGTGAAGGAGACCTGGCCTGCGGTGATGGTAGCGGGCGGTTCGTTCGCCATTGCCCAGTATCTCAGCTCCAACTTCCTCGGCCCGGAACTGCCGGACATCATCTCTTCCCTGGTGTCGCTGGTCTGCCTGACGCTGTTCCTGAAACGCTGGCAGCCGGTACGTATCTTCCGCTTTGCTGACATGGGCGCATCGCACGTGGATCAGACGCTGGCGCGCACCGGCTATACCGCCGGACAGATTGTGCGCGCGTGGTCACCGTTCCTGTTCCTGACCGCCACCGTGACGCTGTGGAGCATTCCGCCGTTTAAAGCCCTGTTCGCCCCGGGCGGCGCGCTGTACGACATGGTGATTAATATCTCCGTGCCGTTCCTCGACAAAATGGTCGCCCGTATGCCGCCGGTGGTGCACGACGCCACGCCGTATGCGGCAGTGTTTAAGTTCGACTGGTTCTCAGCCACCGGTACGGCCATCCTGTTTGCCGCTATCCTTTCCGTTGTGTGGCTGCGCATGAAGCCTGCCGCCGCGGTACAGACCTTTGCGGCGACGATTAAAGAGCTGATGCTGCCGATTTACTCCATCGGCATGGTGCTGGCGTTCGCGTTTATTTCGAATTACTCCGGCCTGTCGTCGACGCTGGCGTTAGCGCTGGCGCATACCGGCCACGCGTTTACCTTCTTCTCGCCGTTCCTCGGCTGGCTGGGGGTGTTCCTGACCGGTTCAGATACGTCATCTAACGCCCTGTTTGCTGCCCTACAGGCCACGGCCGCGCAGCAGATTGGCGTCTCGGACGTGCTGCTGGTCGCCGCGAACACCACCGGCGGCGTGACCGGGAAGATGATCTCACCGCAGTCCATCGCCATTGCCTGTGCTGCGGTGGGGCTGGTAGGCAAAGAGTCGGATCTGTTCCGCTTTACCGTTAAACACAGCCTGATATTTACCTGCATGGTGGGCGTGATCACCACATTGCAGGCCTATGTCTTAACCTGGATGATTCCATGA
- the lldR gene encoding transcriptional regulator LldR, protein MIVMPRRLSDEIATRVRALIEEQQLEAGMRLPAERQLAAQLGVSRNSLREALATLVSEGVLLSRRGGGTFVRWQHDDWSEQNIVQPLKTLMENDPDYSFDILEARHAIETSTAWHAAMRATDADKEKLKACFEATQSSDPDIASQADVRFHLAIAEASHNVVLLQTMRGFFDLLQSSVKQSRQRMYLVPPVFAQLTEQHEAVLNAILAGDAEAARKAMMAHLGFVHTTIKRFDEDQARQARITRLPGESDISRENKA, encoded by the coding sequence ATGATAGTGATGCCCAGACGCCTGTCCGACGAGATTGCCACTCGCGTACGGGCGCTGATAGAAGAACAACAGCTGGAAGCGGGCATGAGATTGCCCGCCGAGCGTCAGCTTGCCGCTCAGCTTGGCGTGTCGCGCAACTCACTGCGCGAGGCGCTGGCGACGCTGGTTAGTGAAGGGGTGCTGCTGAGCCGTCGCGGCGGCGGCACCTTCGTGCGCTGGCAGCATGACGACTGGTCCGAACAAAACATCGTGCAGCCGCTGAAGACGCTGATGGAAAACGACCCGGACTACAGCTTCGACATCCTCGAAGCGCGTCACGCCATCGAAACCAGCACCGCGTGGCACGCGGCGATGCGGGCAACCGACGCCGACAAAGAGAAGCTCAAAGCCTGTTTTGAAGCCACGCAAAGCAGCGACCCGGACATCGCCTCCCAGGCGGACGTGCGGTTCCATCTGGCGATTGCCGAGGCCTCGCACAACGTGGTGCTGCTGCAAACCATGCGCGGGTTCTTCGACCTGCTGCAATCCTCCGTGAAGCAGAGTCGCCAGCGCATGTATCTGGTCCCGCCGGTATTTGCCCAGCTGACCGAACAGCACGAGGCGGTGCTCAACGCCATTCTGGCCGGTGATGCCGAGGCCGCGCGCAAGGCGATGATGGCGCATCTCGGCTTCGTGCATACCACCATTAAACGATTCGATGAAGATCAGGCCCGACAGGCGCGTATTACCCGTCTGCCTGGCGAGAGTGATATTTCCAGGGAGAACAAAGCATGA